A single genomic interval of Hemiscyllium ocellatum isolate sHemOce1 chromosome 44, sHemOce1.pat.X.cur, whole genome shotgun sequence harbors:
- the LOC132835275 gene encoding uncharacterized protein LOC132835275, with the protein MARSGGAEFSAVEFEETKRTFQRNINQELEEAVILMSELNKNLSYWAEKTGEIEKMAKVWNMFQNRLATLKSTVTTVTEQSEFPQT; encoded by the exons ATGGCGCGAAGCGGCGGAGCGGAGTTTTCCGCCGTCGAGTTCGAGGAAACGAAACGGACTTTTCAAAGAAACATCAACCAG GAGCTGGAGGAAGCTGTAATACTAATGAGTGAGCTGAACAAGAACCTCTCCTACTGGGCTGAGAAGACTGGGGAAATTGAGAAAATGGCCAAG GTGTGGAATATGTTTCAGAATAGACTGGCAACCCTCAAGAGCACAGTGACAACTGTAACCGAGCAGTCAGAGTTTCCTCAGACTTGA